In a single window of the Branchiostoma floridae strain S238N-H82 chromosome 2, Bfl_VNyyK, whole genome shotgun sequence genome:
- the LOC118403846 gene encoding multiple epidermal growth factor-like domains protein 10, whose amino-acid sequence MEGGGSWRVIAAVVLIHFFVEDAVSAACENHSPLCGKNPGWPTTEMCATNYVRDKCHQFCGICSCPQQPACQNGGRRGGNPENYGNRTCDCNCVGLWSGQTCSECQARCLNGGTLDRATCTCKCTPGWDGDQCQDPCVDKSPLCGANPGWPTQDSCKTSYVRDNCHAFCGVCETSAVTSGGCKKICRNGGTLYPESCVCECGPGWLGDQCTEPCENKSPLCGASPGWPTTDLCSNNYVTTNCPLFCGKCECQESPKCRNGGYRGNNPSKYGDRSCECNCAGLWSGPTCAECNVRCANGGRLDRSTCTCACTPGWDGDLCDKPCTNASPLCGANPGWPTADSCRSDYVVNNCHQFCGECSCPTYPACRNGGARGGNPKNYMNSTCDCNCAGMWKGPTCEECRIHCEHGGVVDFTTCSCLCSPGWDGPLCTERCEDKHPYCGANPGWPTVESCNTDYVRENCHAFCGVCQVNKGKPTGSILKPKPTNIQGDGPGTVNFCITAPCRNGGTCIPMKTGFRCNCLQGFEGARCEIRTDCKFSFDLVFLVDGSTSVGPNEFDKSKAFLRNVINQFQIGPDATKVGVIQYSSTVREEFSLNRYLTKQDVMRAIDRIPFLGGFTRTGEAITFMKQHSQFRGNVPKIAIVITDGRAQDDVSYPSQMAHGAGVIMYAISVGSVNMNELKLIASAERYITTVSDFDALSTLTLSLTEQICRGAADTCQVPVLQFEDCLSEMLSKCYSLDGHNSRVVRVESTGNANTCDIPIRQYEECAKEAIATCNRVRMRGRANRGKRSATFASDDGDTSRGLPGLSAVAAVGAVVVLTLVGLGITHCLKKPTRTAK is encoded by the exons ATGGAGGGAGGAGGGAGTTGGAGAGTGATAGCGGCTGTCGTCTTGATCCATTTCTTTGTAGAG GACGCTGTGTCGGCAGCATGTGAGAACCACAGTCCTCTGTGCGGGAAGAACCCAGGCTGGCCCACCACTGAGATGTGCGCCACCAATTACGTCCGCGACAAGTGCCACCAGTTCTGCGGCATCTGCT CTTGCCCGCAGCAGCCGGCCTGTCAGAACGGAGGTCGGCGGGGAGGCAACCCGGAGAACTACGGCAACAGGACGTGCGACTGCAACTGTGTGGGGCTGTGGAGCGGGCAGACCTGCTCAG AATGCCAGGCGAGATGTCTGAATGGTGGCACGTTGGACCGCGCCACGTGCACCTGTAAATGCACACCTGGATGGGATGGGGATCAGTGTCAAG ACCCCTGTGTGGACAAGAGCCCTCTCTGCGGAGCTAATCCAGGCTGGCCCACCCAGGACTCCTGCAAGACGAGCTATGTGAGAGACAACTGTCACGCCTTCTGTGGTGTCTGTG AGACAAGTGCTGTCACTTCGGGAGGCTGCAAGAAAATCTGTCGAAATGGCGGGACGCTGTACCCAGAatcctgtgtgtgtgagtgtggaCCCGGGTGGTTGGGAGACCAGTGTACCG AACCGTGTGAGAACAAGAGCCCGTTGTGTGGCGCGAGTCCGGGCTGGCCTACAACAGACCTGTGCTCCAACAACTACGTCACAACTAACTGTCCACTCTTCTGCGGAAAATGCG AGTGCCAGGAGTCGCCCAAGTGTCGGAACGGTGGATACCGCGGGAACAACCCGTCCAAGTACGGAGACAGGAGCTGCGAGTGTAACTGTGCCGGGCTGTGGAGCGGACCCACGTGTGCAG AGTGTAATGTGCGGTGTGCAAACGGCGGGAGGCTGGACCGGTCCACCTGCACATGCGCCTGTACACCTGGCTGGGACGGAGACCTCTGTGACA AGCCGTGTACGAACGCCAGTCCTCTGTGTGGAGCAAACCCAGGCTGGCCGACAGCGGACTCCTGTCGATCAGACTAcgtggttaacaactgccacCAGTTCTGCGGAGAGTGCA GTTGTCCCACGTACCCCGCGTGTCGGAATGGCGGAGCGCGAGGCGGCAATCCCAAGAACTACATGAACAGCACCTGTGACTGCAACTGTGCGGGGATGTGGAAGGGACCAACATGCGAAG AATGTAGAATACACTGTGAGCATGGCGGGGTAGTGGACTTCACCACTTGTTCGTGCCTGTGTTCCCCCGGCTGGGACGGTCCGCTCTGCACAG AGAGGTGTGAAGACAAGCACCCGTACTGCGGTGCCAACCCAGGCTGGCCCACCGTGGAGTCGTGCAACACGGACTATGTACGGGAGAACTGCCACGCCTTCTGTGGAGTTTGTC AAGTGAACAAGGGTAAGCCAACAGGGTCCATTTTGAAGCCCAAACCCACCAACATACAAGGGGACGGGCCGGGCACTGTCAACTTCTGCATCACCGCCCCCTGTCGGAACGGCGGAACCTGCATCCCCATGAAGACTGGGTTCCGCTGTAACTGCCTCCAGGGGTTTGAAGGCGCCCGCTGTGAAATACGAACAG ACTGCAAGTTTTCCTTCGACCTTGTGTTCCTTGTGGACGGATCCACCAGTGTCGGTCCGAACGAGTTCGACAAGTCCAAGGCCTTCCTGCGGAACGTCATCAACCAGTTCCAGATCGGACCAGACGCCACCAAG GTCGGTGTGATTCAGTACAGCAGCACGGTGCGCGAAGAGTTCTCCCTGAACCGTTACCTGACCAAACAGGACGTCATGCGCGCCATCGACAGGATCCCGTTCCTGGGCGGGTTCACCCGGACCGGCGAGGCCATCACCTTCATGAAGCAGCACAGCCAGTTCCGCGGGAACGTGCCCAAGATAGCCATCGTCATCACGGACGGCAGGGCGCAG GATGACGTCAGCTACCCGTCGCAGATGGCTCACGGCGCAGGCGTCATCATGTACGCCATCAGCGTGGGAAGCGTCAACATGAACGAGCTGAAACTGATCGCCAGCGCGGAGCGCTACATCACCACCGTGTCGGACTTCGACGCGCTGTCCACGCTCACACTCAGTCTCACCGAACAAATCTGCCGGG GTGCTGCTGACACCTGCCAGGTGCCAGTGCTTCAGTTTGAGGACTGTCTGAGTGAAATGCTGTCCAAGTGTTACTCTCTGGACGGACACAACAGCAGGGTGGTCCGGGTCGAGTCAACAG GTAACGCCAACACCTGCGACATCCCCATACGGCAGTACGAGGAGTGCGCCAAGGAGGCCATCGCCACATGCAACCGTGTGCGCATGCGCGGGCGAGCCAACAGGGGGAAAAGGTCGGCGACGTTCGCCTCTGACG ACGGAGACACGTCCAGAGGTCTCCCCGGACTGTCCGCCGTCGCCGCGGTGGGGGCCGTGGTCGTCCTGACGCTGGTCGGTCTCGGCATCACGCACTGCCTCAAGAAACCTACAAGAACGGCGAAATGA
- the LOC118403879 gene encoding lissencephaly-1 homolog — protein sequence MAEVDAESSSSSALSVPFDCLLEIFGYLDGHDLAKVSRVCKNWHDAAQTPLLWKHLCLQRWLFCNLSNMTPGEQAWQEYYIHRHAVDTSMGRGAPKKDYRAKTLRGHKGQIHDAVYLSKKEVCFDTANFQPILASCSEDKTVRVWNITEGSELWVGTEHRSAVTCLVLWEEESILCSGDQDGDVHMWDCPTGQNRGSLRGHDGGVTKMVVYKSGGYTVLLAGTGQGDIKMWDLRNTAACLKTFPAVPGMAVNILSLHKDRTLAVASSDGGGMKLYDLERLLSPEGLMGDAEDCQVGELEHPSLQHTCCITWLPWKPNMAAIGYRNGDIGIWDLKPASSGREKGLPVLLHITSAHFGAVRGLSAVHNMLVSASTQDVHLKTWSLQNDGSLTEEKTYTDHQGPVTGIHVDHYKAVSCSDDFSIRVYQWGREGGSRVLDSKYTLLGGSLQRASGFQSVLSDYTSCVGISGNVLKAYTFTT from the exons ATGGCGGAAGTTGACGCTGaaagcagtagtagtagtgctCTGTCTGTGCCGTTTGATTGTCTACTAGAGATCTTTGGGTATCTCGATGGGCACGACCTCGCAAAGGTGTCCAGAGTGTGTAAG AACTGGCATGATGCTGCCCAAACTCCATTATTGTGGAA ACACCTGTGCCTACAGAGATGGCTGTTCTGTAACCTGTCCAACATGACCCCAGGAGAGCAGGCCTGGCAGGAGTACTACATACACAGGCATGCTGTGGACACcagcatggggaggggggcacccaAAAAGGACTACCGGGCAAAAACTCTCAGGGGACACAAGG GTCAGATACATGATGCCGTGTACCTGAGTAAGAAGGAGGTGTGCTTTGACACCGCCAACTTTCAGCCCATCCTGGCCAGCTGTTCAGAGGACAAAACTGTAAGAGTCTGGAACATCACAGAG GGCAGTGAGCTATGGGTAGGCACAGAACATAGGAGTGCTGtgacttgcctggtgctgtgggaagaagagtccattctgtgCAGTGGGGACCAGGATGGAGATGTACACATGTGGGACTGTCCTACTGGACAGAACAGGGGCAGTCTCAGAGGACATGATGGAGGGGTGACCAAAATGGTGGTCTACAAGTCAGGAGGGTATACAGTACTTCTG GCCGGTACAGGACAGGGAGACATTAAGATGTGGGACCTAAGAAACACCGCAGCTTGTCTGAAGACATTCCCTGCAGTCCCTGGCATGGCTGTCAACATCCTCAGTCTTCACAAGGACAGAACACTGGCTGTGGCATCGAGCGATGGAGGAGGGATGAAG CTGTATGATCTGGAAAGGTTGCTGTCCCCCGAGGGTCTAATGGGTGATGCAGAGGACTGCCAGGTGGGAGAACTGGAACATCCCAGCCTGCAACACACCTGCTGTATCAcctggttgccatggaaacccaACATGGCTGCAATcggctatagaaatggagacATTGGCATCTGGGATCTCAAACCTGCATCTTCAGGTAGAGAAAAAGGTTTACCAG TACTACTTCACATCACATCTGCACATTTTGGAGCAGTCAGAGGACTGAGTGCCGTCCACAACATGCTGGTATCTGCAAGCACGCAGGACGTGCACTTAAAGACATGGTCCTTACAAAATGATGGCAGCTTGACTGAAGAGAAGACGTACACTGATCACCAAGGACCAGTCACAGGCATTCATGTG GACCACTACAAGGCCGTGTCCTGCTCAGATGACTTTTCCATCAGGGTTTACCAGTGGGggcgggaggggggcagcagaGTTCTGGACAGTAAATACACTCTACTGGGAGGGTCTCTTCAAAGGGCAAG tGGTTTCCAGAGTGTACTGAGTGACTACACCAGCTGTGTGGGGATTTCAGGCAATGTGCTGAAGGCCTACACTTTCACAACATag